In a single window of the Gossypium hirsutum isolate 1008001.06 chromosome D02, Gossypium_hirsutum_v2.1, whole genome shotgun sequence genome:
- the LOC107910147 gene encoding uncharacterized protein yields MRPLEATHGDLAPPYRRSSSNPYEDDPKDASTRYLPLYKAVDGGDLEATKKFLDQHPDALCSSLSTDGDTALHIAVLAGHVDIVEELVGRMSALELAVKQRYGSTALNFAAIGGVTEIAELLVEKNRKLLEIPNDHEQIPLVVAALYGHRDLVQYLYLKTPIEELDPTSKNHGAILLTACIMDEFYDIALDLVQRYPLLAIAEDTDKDTALHILAQKPSAFPSGSQLTFWQRWTYKCIHLDPQKASLIASGDIEMPHEGPPHRRSFTKRVLHRISEAFWKGLKLCVPGFTSIYELKLTHLQARELLTCICREAPNLEDEIKLEAVLKKALFEAVKQGIVEVVTEIMKHYPEVVWFYDDKDRNIFFVATAERQEKIFSLIYKMGAKKNSLATHWDKDFNNMLHQAAFLAPSSRLDRVSGAALQMQRELQWFKEVESVVQPKYKEMINSHFKTPRALFSDYHKKLVEQGEQWTKETAESCTVVTALIVTIMFSAVFTVPGGYDNSGNPIYLNQNSFLVFIVSDALSLFSSTTSLLMFLGILTSRYREEDFLQTVPTKLMVGLSMMFFSLATMMITFGVALFIVLRDRIAWVSFPIILLASLPVTLFALLQFPLLVEIFISTYGPGIFDKPKKNLCPSGSTRSSTRCFR; encoded by the exons ATGAGGCCTTTGGAAGCTACTCATGGTGATTTGGCCCCTCCATATAGGAGATCATCAAGCAATCCATATGAAGATG ATCCGAAGGACGCATCAACCAGATATCTTCCATTGTACAAAGCTGTGGATGGTGGTGATTTGGAAGCTACCAAGAAATTCCTAGACCAACATCCAGATGCATTGTGCAGTAGCCTTTCCACCGATGGGGACACTGCCTTGCACATTGCGGTCCTAGCTGGCCATGTAGACATTGTTGAGGAGTTGGTAGGGCGAATGTCTGCACTAGAATTAGCAGTTAAACAGAGATATGGTTCAACAGCCCTTAATTTTGCTGCCATCGGAGGAGTAACAGAGATTGCTGAGTTATTGGTGGAAAAAAATAGAAAGTTGCTTGAAATTCCAAATGATCATGAACAGATCCCCCTAGTGGTTGCTGCTCTATATGGACATAGAGATTTAGTGCAGTATCTTTACTTGAAAACTCCCATAGAAGAGCTTGATCCCACTAGTAAAAACCATGGCGCTATTCTTCTTACTGCTTGTATTATGGATGAATTTTACG ATATTGCTTTGGATCTAGTTCAACGCTACCCGTTATTGGCAATCGCTGAAGACACTGATAAAGACACGGCCTTGCATATATTGGCTCAAAAACCATCAGCATTCCCCAGTGGATCTCAGCTTACATTTTGGCAGCGCTGGACATATAAAT GTATTCATTTAGATCCACAAAAGGCTTCTCTCATCGCTTCTGGAGACATCGAAATGCCACATGAGGGTCCGCCACATCGAAGAAGCTTCACTAAACGAG TACTTCACCGAATATCTGAAGCATTCTGGAAAGGCTTAAAACTTTGTG TCCCAGGCTTTACAAGCATATATGAGTTAAAGCTGACACATCTTCAAGCCAGAGAGCTTCTAACTTGCATTTGCCGAGAGGCACCAAATTTAGAAGATGAGATAAAACTAGAAGCTGTCTTGAAAAAAGCATTATTCGAAGCTGTTAAGCAAGGGATTGTGGAGGTTGTGACAGAGATTATGAAGCATTATCCTGAAGTGGTATGGTTCTATGATGATAAAGATCGGAACATATTTTTTGTTGCAACAGCTGAACGACAAGAAAAGATTTTTAGCCTTATATATAAAATGGGTGCTAAGAAAAACTCTTTGGCAACTCATTGGGATAAGGATTTTAACAACATGTTGCATCAAGCTGCGTTTCTAGCCCCTTCCTCTAGGCTTGATCGTGTGTCGGGTGCAGCTCTGCAGATGCAAAGGGAGCTTCAATGGTTTAAG GAAGTGGAGAGTGTTGTGCAACCCAAGTATAAGGAGATGATCAACAGCCATTTTAAAACGCCCCGAGCTCTGTTCTCAGATTATCATAAGAAATTAGTGGAACAAGGGGAGCAATGGACAAAGGAAACAGCTGAATCTTGTACTGTGGTTACTGCTCTAATCGTCACCATTATGTTCTCAGCAGTGTTTACAGTGCCTGGTGGATATGACAACTCTGGCAACCCAATCTACTTGAACCAGAATTCTTTCCTGGTTTTCATAGTATCAGACGCATTATCACTTTTCAGTTCCACAACTTCATTGTTGATGTTCTTAGGAATCTTGACATCTCGATACAGGGAAGAAGATTTCCTGCAGACTGTGCCGACAAAATTGATGGTTGGACTTTCCATGATGTTCTTCTCTTTAGCGACCATGATGATAACCTTTGGGGTTGCTTTGTTCATTGTTCTTCGAGACAGAATAGCATGGGTTTCCTTTCCAATTATCTTGCTTGCTAGTTTGCCGGTTACCCTTTTCGCACTGTTGCAGTTCCCTCTTCTTGTGGAGATTTTCATTTCCACTTATGGACCTGGAATCTTTGACAAGCCAAAGAAAAACTTGTGTCCATCAGGTTCCACTCGCTCTTCAACTCGTTGCTTTCGCTAG
- the LOC107910148 gene encoding myb family transcription factor PHL8 isoform X2: protein MSFSFLLPPACLSYTTQNLALHNMQNQDMNLVLSTDAKPRLKWTPELHQRFVEAVNQLGGPDKATPKNLMRVIGISGLTLYHLKSHLQKYRLGKSQQTEICLSDNLDDYREIQSGNKDLTSDTSDGTHKLMNDSKIAQALQMQMEVQRKLHEQIEVQRHLQLRIEAQGKYLQSVLKKAQETLAGYTSSSVGVELAKAELSQLVSMVNTGCTSSSLSELTEIGGSSLKQMERKPMKGTICSRESSLTSSESSGRTEDEEPPKNENICNRKSNTCFVFNFMEIYPEKKGLISGSSNEVSGKKRSGTNICDGICVDQPVAKRLELPEEETGCGLRKSGLLGSFDLNNQYQNDNESSPKAIDLNCKE, encoded by the exons ATGAGTTTCAGTTTTCTGCTTCCCCCTGCCTGTCTTTCTTACACAACACAAAACTTGGCTCTGCACAATATGCAAAATCAAGACATGAATCTGGTTCTATCAACTGATGCTAAGCCTAGGCTAAAGTGGACTCCTGAACTTCATCAAAGATTTGTTGAAGCTGTCAATCAACTTGGAGGGCCAGACA AAGCAACCCCAAAGAATCTGATGAGGGTCATAGGAATTTCTGGACTCACTTTGTATCATCTCAAAAGCCATTTACAG AAATACAGACTGGGGAAAAGCCAACAGACTGAAATCTGCCTCAGCGATAATCTGGATG ATTACAGAGAGATACAGAGCGGTAATAAGGATTTGACTAGTGACACAAGTGATGGAACTCACAAGCTGATGAATGA CTCGAAGATTGCTCAGGCGCTCCAAATGCAGATGGAAGTACAAAGAAAGCTTCATGAACAGATTGAG GTCCAGAGACATTTACAACTAAGAATAGAAGCTCAAGGAAAGTACTTACAATCAGTATTAAAGAAAGCACAAGAAACACTGGCTGGGTATACCTCATCTTCAGTGGGTGTAGAACTTGCTAAAGCTGAACTGTCTCAACTAGTCTCAATGGTTAACACCGGCTGCACGAGTTCTTCGTTATCAGAATTGACAGAAATAGGAGGTTCAAGCTTAAAACAAATGGAAAGAAAGCCAATGAAAGGCACCATATGTTCCAGGGAGAGCTCATTGACATCTTCTGAGAGCTCAGGAAGAACGGAGGATGAGGAGCCACCAAAGAATGAGAATATTTGTAACCGGAAATCTAATACTTGCTTTGTATTTAACTTTATGGAAATTTACCCTGAAAAGAAGGGTTTGATTAGTGGCTCAAGCAATGAAGTTAGTGGAAAGAAAAGAAGTGGTACTAATATTTGTGATGGCATATGTGTTGACCAACCAGTAGCTAAAAGATTAGAGCTTCCCGAAGAGGAAACTGGTTGTGGATTGAGAAAGTCTGGATTGTTGGGGTCATTTGATCTCAATAACCAATACCAAAATGACAATGAATCGAGTCCGAAAGCAATAGACTTGAACTGCAAGGAATAG
- the LOC107910148 gene encoding myb family transcription factor PHL8 isoform X1: MSFSFLLPPACLSYTTQNLALHNMQNQDMNLVLSTDAKPRLKWTPELHQRFVEAVNQLGGPDKATPKNLMRVIGISGLTLYHLKSHLQKYRLGKSQQTEICLSDNLDDYREIQSGNKDLTSDTSDGTHKLMNESSKIAQALQMQMEVQRKLHEQIEVQRHLQLRIEAQGKYLQSVLKKAQETLAGYTSSSVGVELAKAELSQLVSMVNTGCTSSSLSELTEIGGSSLKQMERKPMKGTICSRESSLTSSESSGRTEDEEPPKNENICNRKSNTCFVFNFMEIYPEKKGLISGSSNEVSGKKRSGTNICDGICVDQPVAKRLELPEEETGCGLRKSGLLGSFDLNNQYQNDNESSPKAIDLNCKE, from the exons ATGAGTTTCAGTTTTCTGCTTCCCCCTGCCTGTCTTTCTTACACAACACAAAACTTGGCTCTGCACAATATGCAAAATCAAGACATGAATCTGGTTCTATCAACTGATGCTAAGCCTAGGCTAAAGTGGACTCCTGAACTTCATCAAAGATTTGTTGAAGCTGTCAATCAACTTGGAGGGCCAGACA AAGCAACCCCAAAGAATCTGATGAGGGTCATAGGAATTTCTGGACTCACTTTGTATCATCTCAAAAGCCATTTACAG AAATACAGACTGGGGAAAAGCCAACAGACTGAAATCTGCCTCAGCGATAATCTGGATG ATTACAGAGAGATACAGAGCGGTAATAAGGATTTGACTAGTGACACAAGTGATGGAACTCACAAGCTGATGAATGA AAGCTCGAAGATTGCTCAGGCGCTCCAAATGCAGATGGAAGTACAAAGAAAGCTTCATGAACAGATTGAG GTCCAGAGACATTTACAACTAAGAATAGAAGCTCAAGGAAAGTACTTACAATCAGTATTAAAGAAAGCACAAGAAACACTGGCTGGGTATACCTCATCTTCAGTGGGTGTAGAACTTGCTAAAGCTGAACTGTCTCAACTAGTCTCAATGGTTAACACCGGCTGCACGAGTTCTTCGTTATCAGAATTGACAGAAATAGGAGGTTCAAGCTTAAAACAAATGGAAAGAAAGCCAATGAAAGGCACCATATGTTCCAGGGAGAGCTCATTGACATCTTCTGAGAGCTCAGGAAGAACGGAGGATGAGGAGCCACCAAAGAATGAGAATATTTGTAACCGGAAATCTAATACTTGCTTTGTATTTAACTTTATGGAAATTTACCCTGAAAAGAAGGGTTTGATTAGTGGCTCAAGCAATGAAGTTAGTGGAAAGAAAAGAAGTGGTACTAATATTTGTGATGGCATATGTGTTGACCAACCAGTAGCTAAAAGATTAGAGCTTCCCGAAGAGGAAACTGGTTGTGGATTGAGAAAGTCTGGATTGTTGGGGTCATTTGATCTCAATAACCAATACCAAAATGACAATGAATCGAGTCCGAAAGCAATAGACTTGAACTGCAAGGAATAG